In the Leptotrichia sp. oral taxon 847 genome, one interval contains:
- a CDS encoding HAD family hydrolase — translation MIKAIIFDMDGVLIEAKDWHYEALNKALSLFGYEISRYDHLVTYDGLPTSKKLEMLSMERGLPRKLHKFINELKQQYTVDKIFTDCFPMFHHEYALAKLKSEGYKLAVGSNSIRNTIDLMMQKSNLKEYLDFFLSNQDVKKGKPDPEIYNKAIERLGLSPKECMIVEDNFNGIAAAKASGAHVMEVETVYDVNYENIKAHIKKAEEGVI, via the coding sequence ATGATAAAAGCTATTATTTTTGATATGGATGGGGTTCTTATAGAAGCAAAAGATTGGCATTATGAAGCTTTAAATAAGGCTTTATCTCTTTTCGGATATGAAATAAGTAGGTATGATCATTTAGTTACTTACGATGGTTTACCAACATCAAAGAAACTTGAAATGCTGAGTATGGAAAGAGGATTGCCAAGAAAATTACATAAATTTATAAATGAATTAAAACAACAATATACTGTAGATAAAATTTTTACAGATTGTTTTCCTATGTTTCATCATGAATATGCTTTGGCAAAACTAAAAAGTGAAGGATATAAATTAGCTGTTGGATCTAATTCGATAAGAAATACAATAGATTTGATGATGCAAAAAAGTAATTTAAAAGAATATTTGGATTTCTTTTTGAGCAATCAAGATGTTAAGAAAGGAAAACCAGATCCTGAAATTTATAATAAAGCAATAGAAAGATTAGGATTAAGTCCAAAAGAATGTATGATTGTAGAAGATAATTTTAATGGAATTGCTGCGGCAAAAGCATCAGGAGCTCATGTGATGGAAGTTGAAACAGTTTATGATGTAAATTATGAAAATATAAAAGCACATATAAAAAAAGCGGAAGAGGGGGTAATATAA
- a CDS encoding glycosyltransferase family 2 protein: MKIIVPMGGDNESITTQYMRSLYEIEKKTVLQHVYEHLSKIDNAEFIFIVKREDVSKYHIDDMIKLLVPNVRVIIAERDTKGSICTCLLAIDSLDDEESLIIVGADQVLNINLNEVVNNFIKNDYDAGTIIFEDIHPKWSYVKLDESGLVIQAAEKRPISKNATTGFYYYKKAKDFLDSATLMIKKGASVNGVYYVAPSLNEMVLKQKKIGTYRVDKSNYFNLKKQSGREEYENYLKGVK, encoded by the coding sequence ATGAAAATAATAGTTCCTATGGGTGGAGATAACGAAAGTATTACAACACAATATATGCGTTCATTATATGAAATAGAAAAGAAAACAGTATTACAACATGTTTATGAACATCTATCCAAAATAGACAATGCGGAGTTTATATTTATTGTAAAAAGAGAAGATGTTTCAAAATATCATATAGATGATATGATAAAATTATTAGTACCGAATGTTAGAGTAATTATAGCGGAAAGAGATACAAAAGGCTCAATTTGTACTTGTTTATTAGCTATTGATAGTCTTGATGATGAAGAATCTCTAATTATAGTTGGTGCTGATCAAGTGTTAAACATTAACTTGAATGAAGTTGTAAATAATTTTATTAAAAATGATTACGATGCCGGAACAATTATTTTTGAAGATATTCACCCAAAATGGTCTTATGTAAAATTAGATGAAAGTGGACTTGTCATACAGGCTGCAGAAAAAAGACCGATAAGTAAAAATGCAACTACAGGATTTTATTATTATAAAAAAGCAAAAGATTTTCTTGATTCAGCGACATTGATGATAAAAAAAGGAGCAAGTGTAAATGGGGTTTATTATGTTGCACCTTCCTTGAATGAAATGGTTTTAAAACAGAAAAAAATAGGTACTTATAGAGTTGATAAGTCAAATTACTTTAATTTGAAAAAACAAAGCGGAAGAGAAGAGTATGAAAATTACTTAAAAGGAGTAAAATAA
- a CDS encoding glycosyltransferase family 2 protein — translation MLNIVVPMAGRGSRFANAGYKLPKPLIMVHDKPMIQYVTNNIRPKKEHRFIYLCLQEHIEKYDLINKLEEISPNCIIVPVDRVTEGAACTVLLAEKYINNDDEMMIANSDQYVDIDINDYIKAQEGYDGLIMTMKADDPKWSFIKYDENNLVTDVQEKVVISDEATVGIYNFAKGSDFVKYAKQMIEKEIRVNGEYYVAPVYNEMIKDKKRITFYNIGSENNGMYGLGIPADLNKFLENPISRKID, via the coding sequence ATGTTAAATATAGTAGTTCCTATGGCAGGAAGAGGAAGTAGATTTGCAAATGCAGGATATAAATTACCAAAACCATTAATAATGGTTCATGATAAACCAATGATACAATATGTTACAAATAATATAAGACCAAAAAAAGAACATAGATTTATATATCTTTGTTTACAAGAACATATCGAAAAATATGATTTAATAAACAAATTGGAAGAAATTTCACCAAATTGTATTATCGTTCCTGTTGACAGAGTAACAGAAGGAGCAGCTTGTACTGTTTTGTTGGCAGAAAAATATATAAATAATGATGATGAGATGATGATAGCAAATTCGGATCAATATGTAGATATTGATATAAATGATTATATCAAAGCTCAAGAGGGATATGATGGGCTTATCATGACAATGAAAGCTGATGATCCAAAATGGTCATTTATAAAATATGATGAAAATAATTTGGTAACAGATGTTCAAGAAAAAGTGGTAATATCTGATGAGGCTACAGTTGGAATATATAATTTTGCTAAAGGATCAGATTTTGTGAAATATGCAAAACAAATGATAGAAAAAGAAATTCGTGTAAATGGTGAGTATTATGTAGCTCCAGTATATAATGAAATGATAAAAGATAAAAAGAGAATAACATTTTATAATATAGGAAGCGAAAATAACGGAATGTATGGTTTGGGAATTCCAGCAGATTTAAATAAATTTTTAGAAAACCCAATTTCAAGAAAAATAGATTGA
- a CDS encoding glycosyltransferase: MRFEKKLVKQKDIFDCYFQFLGTSLKNQNYDICIITNPWLLKKNCKIEAKKIYGFVYDFIANLFVLTKEEKPFDWSNKHRIGYEVYNKICDCIIADSEIICKQYKKIYPEVSDKVFYLKPFPPIYYKNVKYTTEKKENSIILAAPFDSRKGLYNMPELINSIASKLDYLYIFGKPRCTIDEFNDFFSGLNVKKIVYYPSVSNEKLIELYKKCKFLLFPSLEEGLGLPLIEAQICGCRVVTTNKKPMNTLGVNGYLYLNINDDAANKKDKKINKQKKIQ, from the coding sequence TTGAGATTTGAAAAAAAACTTGTTAAACAAAAAGATATTTTTGATTGCTATTTTCAGTTTTTAGGAACTTCTTTAAAGAATCAGAATTACGATATATGTATTATTACAAATCCTTGGTTATTAAAAAAAAATTGTAAAATAGAGGCAAAAAAGATTTATGGATTTGTATATGATTTTATTGCAAATTTGTTTGTATTAACAAAAGAAGAAAAGCCTTTTGACTGGTCAAATAAACATAGAATAGGTTATGAAGTCTATAATAAAATCTGTGATTGTATAATTGCAGATTCTGAAATAATATGTAAACAATATAAAAAAATATATCCAGAAGTTAGTGATAAAGTTTTTTATTTAAAGCCTTTCCCTCCAATATATTATAAAAACGTTAAATATACAACAGAAAAAAAAGAAAATTCGATAATTCTTGCTGCACCTTTTGATAGTAGAAAAGGATTGTATAATATGCCAGAATTGATTAATTCAATTGCTTCAAAATTAGATTATTTGTATATTTTTGGTAAACCACGATGTACAATTGATGAATTTAATGATTTTTTTTCTGGATTGAACGTAAAAAAAATTGTATATTATCCTTCTGTTTCAAATGAAAAATTAATTGAATTGTATAAAAAATGTAAATTTTTATTATTCCCATCTTTGGAAGAAGGACTAGGATTGCCTCTTATTGAAGCTCAAATTTGTGGATGTAGAGTGGTTACAACAAATAAAAAACCGATGAATACATTAGGGGTTAATGGATATTTATATTTAAATATTAATGATGATGCTGCAAATAAAAAAGATAAAAAAATAAACAAACAGAAAAAAATTCAATGA
- a CDS encoding alginate O-acetyltransferase AlgX-related protein: MEKILYGKYQTEYENWFSENVSFRSFGLKGMNQILYAFDSLSDIDRGKSNVLFYKDWTKRFFINEEFDNFIGKKGNLDKYIENIEYINKYFNSHNKKLIYLITPNKAEVYEEKLPLRYKIIDKLISENEKTKIRREISNKLKEKNILNIDFTPQIEHLKDKGVKVFPKTGVHWNGISASEAIRETVDKLNTEGTQIPKIEGTRIVKLKTPFRQEELDGKNLMNVYFSKFDSKYFDVKLITEKKEKKINVFSISTSFSQALVDTLNYDMPFKKYKRYFYNTYFSVLEYKNGKNTLSDMNMGNMKNSDYEDIVKNYDILIIEHTSIQLPESHIEFVNNFSNYLRNLENKKVFTENKNIHKGGN; the protein is encoded by the coding sequence ATGGAAAAAATTTTATATGGAAAATATCAAACAGAATATGAAAATTGGTTTTCTGAAAATGTTTCTTTTAGAAGTTTTGGATTAAAGGGAATGAATCAAATATTATATGCTTTTGATAGTTTAAGTGATATAGATAGAGGAAAAAGTAATGTTTTATTTTATAAAGATTGGACAAAAAGGTTTTTTATAAATGAAGAATTTGATAATTTTATAGGAAAAAAAGGGAATTTGGATAAGTATATTGAAAATATTGAATATATTAATAAATATTTTAATTCTCATAATAAAAAATTAATTTATCTTATCACGCCTAATAAAGCAGAGGTGTATGAAGAAAAACTGCCATTACGTTATAAAATAATAGATAAACTAATTTCAGAAAATGAAAAAACAAAAATAAGAAGAGAAATTTCGAATAAACTGAAAGAAAAAAATATTTTAAATATAGATTTTACACCTCAGATTGAACATTTAAAAGATAAAGGTGTAAAAGTTTTTCCGAAAACAGGAGTTCATTGGAATGGAATATCTGCTTCTGAAGCAATTAGAGAAACAGTAGATAAACTAAATACAGAAGGAACTCAAATTCCAAAAATAGAAGGTACAAGGATAGTAAAATTAAAAACTCCTTTTCGTCAAGAAGAACTTGACGGGAAAAATTTAATGAATGTTTATTTTTCTAAATTTGATTCAAAATATTTTGATGTAAAGTTAATTACTGAAAAAAAAGAAAAAAAAATAAACGTTTTCTCAATATCTACTAGTTTTTCTCAAGCGTTAGTAGATACATTAAATTATGATATGCCATTTAAAAAATATAAAAGATATTTTTATAATACTTATTTTTCTGTACTTGAATACAAAAATGGAAAAAATACATTATCTGATATGAATATGGGGAATATGAAAAATTCGGATTACGAAGATATAGTAAAGAATTACGATATTCTAATAATTGAGCATACAAGTATTCAACTTCCAGAATCCCATATTGAATTTGTAAATAATTTTTCTAATTATTTAAGAAATTTAGAAAATAAAAAAGTTTTTACAGAAAACAAGAATATACACAAAGGAGGGAATTAG
- a CDS encoding MBOAT family O-acyltransferase, with translation MVFTSSIFLFLFLPITLFGYYFINPKFKNGWLFLMSLIFYSWSGIYYALLFLFSAYVNYLFGLWMSKNNETKTRKLILSCSLIWNLGLLFFFKYFSFVLVNFEKIVKVFIPTFVIEIPKITLPVGISFFTFQIMSYIIDLYRNQIQVQRKFTNLGLYIMLFPQLIAGPIVRYIDVEKEINDRKVSIDLFDEGIRRFILGFSKKILIANTMGAWADIVFNTPWDKMSSPMAWLGVFGYSMQIFFDFSAYSDMAIGLGKMLGFNFLENFNYPYCSTSIQEFWRRWHMSLSQWFRDYLYIPLGGNRKGEKRTYINLVIVFFCTGLWHGASWNFVIWGLFHVFFIILERIKLKKTLERVPKILQRVYLLLVISISWVFFRSDNVLNAIIYIKRLFFFKFDHLEYFIIELENWKLFIALLAILFSTPLIPKIEKYLLKKLKSENLRIIHEIIVRCGYIIIFIIAICFMFGENFNPFIYFRF, from the coding sequence ATGGTATTTACATCATCAATATTTCTATTTTTATTTTTACCAATAACATTATTTGGCTATTATTTTATTAATCCAAAGTTTAAAAATGGGTGGTTATTTTTAATGTCATTAATTTTTTATTCTTGGAGTGGTATTTATTATGCATTATTATTTTTATTTTCGGCATATGTAAATTATTTATTTGGTCTTTGGATGAGTAAAAATAATGAAACAAAAACTAGAAAATTAATATTAAGTTGTTCATTAATTTGGAATTTAGGATTATTATTTTTCTTTAAATATTTTTCTTTTGTATTAGTTAATTTTGAAAAAATTGTAAAAGTTTTTATTCCAACTTTTGTAATAGAAATTCCTAAAATTACATTGCCAGTAGGAATATCATTTTTTACATTTCAAATAATGTCCTATATAATCGATTTATATAGAAACCAAATTCAAGTTCAAAGAAAATTTACTAATTTAGGATTGTATATAATGTTATTTCCACAGTTAATAGCAGGACCTATTGTAAGATACATTGACGTAGAAAAAGAAATCAATGATAGAAAAGTTAGTATAGATTTATTTGATGAGGGAATTCGAAGATTTATATTAGGATTTTCAAAAAAAATATTAATTGCGAACACAATGGGCGCTTGGGCAGATATAGTTTTTAATACGCCATGGGATAAAATGAGTTCTCCAATGGCTTGGTTAGGAGTTTTTGGGTATTCAATGCAGATTTTTTTTGATTTTTCAGCGTATTCAGATATGGCAATAGGATTAGGAAAAATGTTAGGATTTAATTTTTTAGAAAATTTTAATTATCCTTATTGTTCAACAAGTATACAAGAATTTTGGCGAAGATGGCATATGTCATTGTCGCAATGGTTTAGAGATTATTTATATATACCACTTGGAGGAAATAGAAAAGGGGAAAAAAGAACATATATAAACTTAGTAATAGTATTTTTTTGTACTGGATTATGGCATGGTGCCTCTTGGAATTTCGTGATTTGGGGATTATTTCATGTTTTTTTTATAATTTTGGAGAGAATAAAATTAAAAAAAACATTGGAAAGAGTACCTAAAATATTACAACGTGTTTATTTATTATTAGTAATTAGTATAAGTTGGGTTTTTTTTCGTTCTGATAATGTTTTAAATGCAATTATTTATATAAAAAGGTTATTTTTCTTTAAATTTGATCATTTAGAATATTTTATCATTGAGTTAGAAAATTGGAAGCTATTCATAGCACTACTTGCAATATTATTTTCAACACCATTAATTCCAAAAATAGAAAAATATTTATTAAAAAAGTTAAAATCTGAAAACTTAAGAATAATTCATGAAATAATAGTTCGATGTGGTTATATAATAATATTTATTATAGCAATATGTTTCATGTTTGGAGAAAATTTTAATCCATTTATTTATTTTAGATTTTAA
- a CDS encoding acyltransferase family protein: MREFKALESLRFFAAILVALVHIFGVYGKGNLIPYSFVLSVDFFFVLSGFVITYKNSKIKNSLDYTKKFLYGRVIRLLVPYMLIIVFYYIVLYRILFGRHITLIQGFVEFFMLQIMGLNIDNTANLSVLTTALIAWAVGLELYIGSFYFPAIHWIKNKSRVLLFLFCIALFIVSLSIITHNSDRFLDVHYQEWHGIPLGIFRILISYSVGTVSALVYDKIKEIKFKYNENLLYSGLEIIIFLILLRYYGRVDYYRGNEYLFPIIAGLMIIVFAQEKGILSNLLNKIYYLGLLSYSIYLLHPIYIRIFQYFNLKFDIYLIIIYLVCIIVGSSLFYKNIEKFIIKWKYDVKNKC; encoded by the coding sequence ATGAGAGAATTTAAAGCATTGGAAAGTTTAAGATTTTTTGCAGCGATTTTAGTTGCGTTGGTACATATTTTTGGCGTTTACGGTAAAGGAAATTTGATTCCTTACTCTTTTGTTTTATCTGTTGACTTCTTTTTTGTTTTGAGTGGATTTGTTATAACATATAAAAATTCAAAAATTAAAAACAGTTTGGATTACACAAAAAAGTTTTTATATGGAAGGGTAATTAGACTTTTGGTTCCGTACATGTTAATTATTGTATTCTATTATATTGTATTATATAGAATACTTTTTGGACGTCATATCACATTAATTCAAGGGTTCGTAGAGTTTTTTATGTTACAAATTATGGGATTGAATATAGACAATACTGCTAATTTAAGTGTTTTGACTACAGCATTAATTGCATGGGCTGTTGGATTAGAATTGTATATAGGAAGTTTTTATTTTCCTGCTATTCATTGGATTAAGAATAAAAGTAGAGTTTTGTTGTTTCTTTTTTGTATAGCACTATTTATAGTTTCTTTAAGTATTATTACACATAATTCTGATAGATTTTTAGATGTTCATTACCAAGAATGGCATGGGATCCCGCTGGGGATTTTCAGAATACTAATTTCTTATAGTGTTGGAACTGTATCGGCATTGGTTTATGATAAAATAAAAGAAATTAAATTCAAGTATAACGAAAATCTGCTTTATAGCGGTTTAGAAATAATAATATTTTTAATATTACTTAGATATTATGGTAGAGTAGATTATTATAGAGGAAATGAATATTTATTTCCTATAATTGCAGGATTAATGATTATAGTATTTGCACAAGAAAAAGGGATTTTATCAAACCTTTTAAATAAAATATATTATTTGGGATTATTAAGTTATTCAATATATTTATTACATCCTATTTATATTCGTATATTTCAATATTTTAATCTAAAATTTGATATCTATTTAATTATTATTTATTTAGTGTGTATTATAGTGGGTTCTTCTTTATTTTATAAAAATATAGAAAAATTTATAATAAAATGGAAATACGATGTAAAAAATAAATGTTAA
- a CDS encoding AAA family ATPase, producing MEDKLKRGLPIGTEDFGEIIEQGSFYVDKTAFIEEILKDNAKVKLFTRPRRFGKTLTLSMLRYFFDIENKNRNRELFSELYISNSEYIKYQGQYPVIFVTFKDLKEDTWEECLKSVKSLISDLYDKYSFIRKNLDDRNKKKFDKIFYEEDGNYEKGLLDISKYLYRYYGKRVILLIDEYDTPLINAYEKGFYDKAITFFSTLYSSVLKTNDYLQTGVLTGILKVVKEGIFSGLNNIEVYTVFDEHYSSFFGFTEKEVEKTVKEYGLADEIAKVKKWYDGYKFGNSEIYNPWSILKYLKRGKTESYWINTASDLTILRLLKQANDSMFEGLLNIFNGENSVQQIDVSSEMNSMQDSQEIWRLMLFSGYLTVDKKIDEKTYSLKLPNYEVKSFFKEKFLDYNYKENKGLFKKMINALLLKDITKYEEILRKILLNSMSYHDGAKEEKFYHNLILGMLLYLDDKYSIKSNIEEGYGRTDVLMFPLNKKLNPGFIFEFKVSEKGDDESMEKAVNEALNQIKDKEYEVEMQQHKVKDILNLGIAFNGKKVKVKLG from the coding sequence ATGGAGGATAAATTGAAAAGAGGATTACCAATAGGCACTGAAGATTTTGGAGAAATTATTGAACAAGGAAGTTTTTATGTTGATAAAACTGCATTTATAGAAGAAATATTGAAAGATAATGCTAAAGTAAAGTTATTTACACGTCCTAGAAGATTTGGTAAGACATTAACGCTATCTATGTTAAGATATTTTTTTGATATAGAAAATAAAAATAGGAATAGAGAACTCTTTTCTGAATTATATATTTCAAATAGTGAATATATAAAATATCAGGGGCAATATCCTGTGATTTTTGTTACATTTAAAGATTTGAAGGAAGATACATGGGAAGAGTGTCTTAAAAGTGTGAAATCGTTAATTTCAGATTTGTATGATAAGTATAGTTTTATACGAAAAAATCTGGATGACAGGAATAAAAAGAAATTTGATAAAATATTTTATGAAGAAGATGGAAATTATGAGAAAGGATTATTAGATATTTCGAAATATTTATATCGATATTATGGTAAAAGAGTAATTCTTTTGATAGATGAGTATGATACTCCTCTTATAAATGCCTATGAGAAAGGATTTTATGACAAGGCAATAACTTTTTTTAGTACGCTTTATAGTTCGGTATTAAAGACAAATGATTATCTTCAAACTGGAGTTCTTACTGGGATACTTAAAGTTGTAAAAGAAGGAATATTTTCTGGACTTAACAATATCGAAGTTTATACAGTTTTTGATGAACACTATTCCAGTTTTTTTGGATTTACTGAAAAAGAGGTGGAGAAAACTGTCAAGGAATATGGATTGGCAGATGAGATTGCGAAAGTTAAGAAGTGGTATGATGGGTATAAGTTCGGAAATTCAGAGATTTATAATCCTTGGAGCATATTAAAATATTTAAAAAGAGGAAAAACAGAGTCATACTGGATAAATACAGCTTCCGATCTTACAATATTAAGACTTTTAAAACAGGCAAATGATTCTATGTTTGAAGGGCTATTAAATATTTTTAATGGAGAAAATTCAGTGCAGCAAATAGATGTGTCTTCTGAAATGAATAGTATGCAAGATTCTCAAGAAATATGGCGACTAATGTTATTTAGTGGATATTTAACTGTTGATAAAAAGATAGACGAGAAGACATATTCTCTAAAATTGCCAAATTATGAAGTTAAGTCATTTTTTAAAGAAAAATTTTTGGATTATAACTATAAAGAAAATAAAGGCTTATTTAAAAAGATGATAAACGCGTTATTATTAAAAGACATTACTAAATATGAAGAAATTTTACGGAAAATATTACTAAATTCTATGAGCTATCACGATGGTGCAAAAGAAGAAAAATTTTATCATAACCTGATTTTAGGAATGCTTCTGTATCTTGATGATAAATATAGTATAAAATCGAACATAGAAGAAGGATATGGAAGAACAGATGTATTAATGTTTCCTCTAAACAAAAAATTAAACCCAGGATTTATATTTGAATTTAAGGTATCTGAAAAAGGCGATGATGAATCAATGGAAAAAGCAGTAAATGAAGCATTAAATCAAATAAAAGATAAAGAATATGAAGTAGAGATGCAACAACATAAAGTAAAGGATATATTAAATTTAGGAATAGCTTTTAATGGTAAAAAAGTAAAAGTAAAATTGGGATAA